From one Lycium ferocissimum isolate CSIRO_LF1 chromosome 5, AGI_CSIRO_Lferr_CH_V1, whole genome shotgun sequence genomic stretch:
- the LOC132057793 gene encoding uncharacterized protein LOC132057793 encodes MSYKSVTKKVVADFVRNNIICRFSVAESIITDNGANLNSHLMKDICEQFKITHRNSTAYRPQMNGAIEAANKNIKRILRKMADNYKGWHEQLPYALLGYRTTARTSTGATPFMLFYGTEAVMSAEVEIPSLRIIQEAELDNAEWVQSRYDQLALIDEKRMVAVCHVQLYRPRMARAFNKRVKA; translated from the coding sequence ATGTCTTACAAGTCGGTGACAAAGAAAGTGGTAGCTGACTTTGTgcgaaacaacatcatatgccgGTTCAGTGTAGCCGAGTCCATCATAACTGACAATGGAGCAAATCTGAATAGCCATCTAATGAAGGATATCTGTGAGCAATTCAAGATCACTCACCGAAACTCAACGGCCTACCGGCCACAAATGAATGGCGCCATAGAAgcagccaacaagaatatcaagagaatattgaggaaaatgGCTGATAATTACAAAGGTTGGCACGAGCAATTGCCTTATGCTTTACTGGGATACCGTACTACGGCCAGAACTTCAACAGGAGCAACTCCATTTATGTTGTTCTACGGTACTGAAGCGGTCATGTCTGCCGAAGTTGAGATACCTTCTTTGAGAATCATTCAAGAAGCTGAGCTGGATAATGCTGAATGGGTCCAATCTCGATACGACCAGTTGGCTTTAATCGACGAGAAAAGGATGGTTGCCGTATGCCACGTTCAACTATACCGCCCAAGGATGGCGAGAGCCTTCAACAAACGAGTCAAGGCTTGA